In one Rattus rattus isolate New Zealand chromosome 16, Rrattus_CSIRO_v1, whole genome shotgun sequence genomic region, the following are encoded:
- the Fzd9 gene encoding frizzled-9, which yields MAVPPLLRGALLLWQLLATGGAALEIGRFDPERGRGPAPCQAMEIPMCRGIGYNLTRMPNLLGHTSQGEAAAQLAEFSPLVQYGCHSHLRFFLCSLYAPMCTDQVSTPIPACRPMCEQARLRCAPIMEQFNFGWPDSLDCARLPTRNDPHALCMEAPENATAGPTEPHKGLGMLPVAPRPARPPGDSAPGPGSGGTCDNPEKFQYVEKSRSCAPRCGPGVEVFWSRRDKDFALVWMAVWSALCFFSTAFTVFTFLLEPHRFQYPERPIIFLSMCYNVYSLAFLIRAVAGAQSVACDQEAGALYVIQEGLENTGCTLVFLLLYYFGMASSLWWVVLTLTWFLAAGKKWGHEAIEAHGSYFHMAAWGLPALKTIVVLTLRKVAGDELTGLCYVASMDPAALTGFVLVPLSCYLVLGTSFLLTGFVALFHIRKIMKTGGTNTEKLEKLMVKIGVFSILYTVPATCVIVCYVYERLNMDFWRLRATEQPCTAAAVPGGRRDCSLPGGSVPTVAVFMLKIFMSLVVGITSGVWVWSSKTFQTWQSLCYRKMAAGRARAKACRTPGGYGRGTHCHYKAPTVVLHMTKTDPSLENPTHL from the coding sequence ATGGCCGTGCCACCGCTGCTCCGCGGGGCGCTGCTGCTGTGGCAGCTGCTGGCGACGGGCGGCGCGGCGCTGGAGATCGGCCGCTTCGATCCGGAGCGCGGCCGTGGCCCCGCACCGTGCCAAGCGATGGAGATCCCCATGTGCCGGGGCATCGGCTACAACCTGACCCGCATGCCCAACCTACTGGGCCACACGTCGCAGGGCGAGGCGGCCGCGCAGCTGGCCGAGTTCTCGCCTCTCGTGCAGTACGGCTGCCACAGCCACCTGCGCTTCTTCCTCTGCTCGCTCTACGCCCCAATGTGCACCGACCAGGTTTCCACTCCCATCCCCGCCTGCCGGCCCATGTGCGAGCAGGCTCGCCTGCGCTGCGCCCCCATCATGGAGCAATTCAATTTCGGCTGGCCGGACTCCCTCGACTGTGCCCGGCTCCCCACGCGCAACGACCCGCACGCGCTCTGCATGGAGGCACCCGAGAACGCTACCGCAGGCCCCACAGAACCCCACAAGGGCCTGGGCATGCTTCCTGTGGCACCTCGGCCCGCGAGGCCACCGGGAGATTCAGCCCCAGgtccgggcagtggtggcacctgCGACAACCCGGAGAAGTTCCAGTACGTGGAGAAGAGTCGCTCGTGCGCTCCGCGCTGCGGGCCGGGCGTCGAGGTGTTCTGGTCTCGGCGGGATAAGGACTTCGCGCTGGTCTGGATGGCTGTGTGGTCCGCGTTGTGTTTCTTCTCCACGGCCTTCACCGTGTTCACCTTCCTGCTGGAGCCTCACCGATTCCAGTACCCAGAGCGCCCTATAATCTTCCTTTCCATGTGCTACAATGTCTACTCCTTGGCCTTCCTGATCAGAGCGGTGGCAGGTGCACAGAGTGTGGCCTGCGACCAGGAGGCAGGGGCTCTGTATGTGATCCAGGAGGGTCTGGAAAACACAGGCTGCACCCTGGTCTTCCTATTGCTCTATTATTTCGGGATGGCCAGCTCACTTTGGTGGGTGGTTTTGACTCTCACCTGGTTCTTGGCTGCAGGCAAAAAGTGGGGCCACGAAGCCATCGAGGCTCACGGTAGTTACTTCCACATGGCAGCGTGGGGCTTGCCAGCACTCAAGACTATCGTGGTCCTGACTCTACGTAAGGTGGCTGGGGATGAGCTGACTGGGCTCTGCTATGTAGCTAGCATGGACCCGGCAGCTCTCACTGGCTTTGTGTTGGTGCCCCTCTCTTGCTACTTGGTACTGGGCACCAGTTTCCTCCTGACCGGTTTTGTGGCTCTCTTCCATATCCGCAAAATTATGAAGACGGGCGGCACCAATACAGAGAAGCTGGAGAAGCTGATGGTGAAAATCGGAGTCTTTTCCATCCTTTACACAGTGCCGGCTACCTGCGTCATTGTCTGCTATGTTTACGAACGCCTCAACATGGACTTCTGGCGTCTTCGGGCCACAGAGCAACCATGCACTGCCGCTGCCGTGCCTGGAGGCCGAAGAGACTGCTCGCTGCCAGGCGGCTCGGTGCCCACTGTGGCCGTCTTCATGCTCAAAATCTTCATGTCCTTGGTGGTGGGCATCACCAGTGGAGTCTGGGTATGGAGTTCCAAGACTTTCCAGACTTGGCAGAGTCTATGCTACCGAAAAATGGCAGCTGGTCGAGCCCGGGCCAAGGCCTGCCGAACCCCAGGGGGCTATGGCCGGGGTACCCACTGTCACTACAAAGCCCCCACGGTGGTCTTGCACATGACTAAGACAGACCCCTCTCTGGAGAACCCCACACACCTCTAG